A genomic stretch from Prochlorococcus marinus str. MIT 9312 includes:
- a CDS encoding response regulator transcription factor, which produces MKISILLIEDDRDMRDLVARHLEHSGFDVQKAEDGIKGQALALQYSPDLILLDLMLPSVDGLTLCQRLRRDERTSNIPILMITALGGLKDKVTGFNSGADDYITKPFDLEELHVRIKALLRRTNRAQLNSSNQQEILNYGPLTLVPERFEAIWFESPVRLTHLEFELIHCLLQRHGQTVSPALILKEVWGYEPDDDIETIRVHIRHLRTKLEPDPRKPIYIKTVYGAGYCLELPIGSQVEAAKQDFIQARNPNLMNSVID; this is translated from the coding sequence ATGAAAATTTCAATCCTTTTAATTGAAGATGATCGTGATATGCGTGATTTGGTAGCTAGGCATTTAGAACATTCTGGTTTCGATGTCCAAAAAGCGGAAGATGGCATCAAAGGGCAGGCATTAGCTCTTCAATACTCGCCAGATTTAATTCTTTTAGATTTAATGTTACCAAGTGTTGATGGATTAACTTTATGCCAGAGACTGAGAAGAGATGAAAGAACTTCAAATATCCCAATTTTGATGATAACTGCCTTAGGTGGACTAAAAGATAAAGTTACTGGTTTTAATTCTGGTGCCGATGACTACATTACTAAACCATTTGATTTAGAAGAATTACATGTACGCATAAAAGCATTATTAAGAAGAACAAATAGAGCACAGTTGAACTCTAGTAATCAGCAAGAAATTTTAAATTATGGACCTCTCACTCTTGTGCCGGAAAGATTTGAAGCTATCTGGTTTGAATCTCCTGTTAGATTAACTCATCTTGAATTTGAATTAATTCATTGTCTTTTACAAAGGCATGGTCAAACTGTATCACCAGCATTGATTCTCAAAGAAGTATGGGGATATGAACCCGACGATGATATTGAGACAATCAGAGTTCATATTAGGCATTTACGTACTAAGCTAGAACCTGATCCACGTAAGCCTATATACATAAAAACTGTATATGGAGCTGGATATTGTCTTGAGTTACCTATTGGCTCTCAAGTTGAAGCTGCCAAGCAAGATTTTATTCAAGCACGAAATCCTAATCTAATGAATTCTGTAATAGATTAA
- a CDS encoding DNA polymerase III subunit delta': MIEVKKKLFFNEEVNTYLKSIIRNKSFANGYIFNGAEGVGKQQTALQFIKEIFKQSSPVGNIEERITNNNHPDFLIIEPNSILESKRSKSSDLEKTTKSGSEIIKIAQIRNIKTFLGQKSINSDKKIVLIIDAHLLNEAASNCLLKILEEPNNGIFILLTSKLNLLLDTIISRCQLVRFRSFSSKQINSLFKDYLDPSQFNINTKLKFEDVINSANGSPGQLLKNIEIWNELPSEITNKLIFPIKNSLEILEVSKLIYEKLEIYQQICLVNFIQIIWWRNTKNIDLVKKLENLKFYLRTNIQPRLAWEITFLKISMEDI; this comes from the coding sequence ATGATTGAGGTAAAAAAAAAATTATTCTTTAATGAAGAAGTTAATACATATCTTAAAAGCATAATTAGAAATAAATCATTTGCTAATGGTTACATATTTAATGGTGCTGAAGGAGTAGGGAAACAACAAACTGCTCTTCAATTTATAAAAGAGATTTTCAAGCAATCTTCTCCAGTCGGAAATATTGAAGAAAGAATTACAAACAATAACCATCCGGATTTTCTCATTATCGAACCTAATTCGATTTTGGAATCTAAAAGGTCAAAAAGTTCCGATCTTGAAAAAACAACAAAAAGTGGATCTGAGATTATTAAGATTGCTCAAATACGTAATATCAAAACTTTTCTTGGTCAAAAATCAATAAACTCAGACAAAAAAATTGTTTTAATTATTGATGCCCACCTTCTAAACGAAGCAGCCTCAAATTGCCTTTTAAAAATACTAGAAGAACCCAACAATGGCATTTTTATTTTATTAACATCAAAATTAAATCTTCTCTTAGATACGATCATATCAAGATGTCAATTAGTCAGGTTTCGATCCTTTTCTAGTAAACAAATAAACTCTCTTTTCAAAGATTATTTAGATCCTTCTCAATTTAACATTAATACAAAATTGAAATTCGAAGATGTAATAAACTCTGCAAATGGATCTCCAGGGCAATTATTGAAAAATATTGAAATTTGGAATGAATTACCAAGTGAAATTACAAATAAATTAATTTTTCCAATAAAAAATAGTCTAGAAATTTTAGAAGTATCTAAATTAATATATGAAAAATTAGAAATTTATCAACAGATTTGCTTAGTCAATTTTATTCAAATTATTTGGTGGAGAAATACAAAAAATATTGATCTAGTAAAAAAGCTTGAAAATTTAAAATTTTATTTAAGAACAAATATTCAACCAAGGTTGGCATGGGAAATAACCTTTTTAAAAATTTCAATGGAAGATATATGA
- the tmk gene encoding dTMP kinase gives MKGKFIVIEGIDGCGKTTQINELSKWLPKSGLIKKGSKLITTREPGGSLLGKKLRGLILDNNKTNKPSSLAELLLYSADRAEHISKIISPALNNNDWVISDRFSDSTLAYQGYGRKINLEIIKKVESIVCQGEYPDLTFFLEISPEESIMRRKNEIPDRIESEGIRFLEKVNEGFKLIAREKKWKVISASQNIKTISNQIKETLLNNFSNDK, from the coding sequence ATGAAAGGCAAATTTATTGTTATTGAAGGTATTGATGGATGTGGTAAGACTACCCAAATAAATGAACTATCTAAATGGCTTCCTAAAAGTGGTCTAATAAAAAAAGGGTCTAAATTAATCACAACAAGAGAACCAGGAGGCAGCCTGTTAGGTAAAAAACTTAGAGGACTAATTCTTGATAACAATAAAACTAACAAGCCTTCATCGCTTGCGGAATTATTACTTTATTCAGCTGATAGAGCTGAACATATTTCAAAAATTATTTCTCCTGCTTTAAATAACAATGATTGGGTAATTAGTGATAGATTTTCCGATTCTACCCTGGCTTATCAAGGTTATGGAAGAAAAATAAATTTAGAAATAATTAAAAAAGTTGAATCGATTGTTTGTCAAGGAGAATATCCTGACCTAACTTTCTTCTTAGAAATTTCTCCAGAAGAGAGTATCATGCGAAGAAAAAATGAAATTCCAGATAGAATAGAATCAGAAGGTATCAGATTTTTAGAAAAAGTAAATGAAGGCTTCAAACTAATTGCCAGAGAAAAAAAATGGAAAGTAATATCTGCCTCACAAAATATTAAAACTATTTCTAATCAAATTAAAGAGACTCTATTAAACAATTTTTCTAATGACAAATGA